The following proteins are encoded in a genomic region of Candidatus Methylospira mobilis:
- the malQ gene encoding 4-alpha-glucanotransferase, with the protein MTKLSGLLARRRAGVLLHITSLPGTQACGDLGADARAFVDFLAKCGASVWQTLPVTPTHLDGSPYQSMSAHAGETRLISLQELAAAGWLPESALLNKKGSLSEWHKSSLQQAYKGFLKRGDTAEYESFILANAYWLPDYALYVALREAHGEQAWIHWPQPLRDRDESALAAARARYARAIDRVCFEQFVFFLQWERLRKYANGKGVALLGDMPIFVALDSADVWVERHYFDLDAEGHPNHIAGVPPDYFSITGQRWGNPLYRWECMEADNFRWWLDRMKTLQRLFDGIRIDHFRGFEAYWEIPSDQPTAVVGRWVKAPGHALLERFFDVFPENQLSLIAENLGFITPEVEALRTEFNLPGMAILQFGFDGSPDNPAYPENHVENCVVYSGTHDNDTTLSWFTMLSEEQQCRVLDACGYPDLAMPRALMACAMASRAQLAIVPMQDILELGVGYRMNTPGTSTPENWSWRFQWRQLRDEQAEWLQQAIASGVRAG; encoded by the coding sequence ATGACAAAATTGTCAGGTTTGCTGGCGCGACGCCGGGCAGGGGTGCTTTTGCACATTACTTCTCTGCCCGGAACGCAGGCGTGCGGCGATTTGGGAGCCGACGCGCGCGCCTTTGTAGACTTTCTGGCGAAATGCGGCGCTTCGGTCTGGCAAACGCTGCCGGTAACGCCCACTCATCTTGACGGATCTCCCTATCAGAGCATGTCCGCGCATGCGGGCGAAACGCGCCTTATCAGTTTGCAGGAATTGGCGGCTGCCGGATGGTTGCCTGAATCGGCGCTACTAAATAAAAAAGGGTCGTTAAGTGAATGGCATAAGTCAAGCCTGCAGCAGGCGTACAAGGGTTTTCTTAAACGTGGCGATACAGCGGAGTACGAGAGCTTTATACTCGCCAATGCCTATTGGCTGCCGGATTATGCGCTGTATGTCGCATTGCGCGAGGCGCATGGCGAACAGGCATGGATACATTGGCCGCAGCCGCTGCGTGACCGCGATGAATCGGCCCTGGCCGCCGCGCGCGCGCGCTACGCGCGGGCAATCGATCGCGTCTGTTTCGAACAGTTTGTTTTCTTCCTTCAGTGGGAGCGGTTACGCAAATATGCCAACGGGAAGGGAGTGGCCCTGCTTGGCGATATGCCGATATTCGTCGCGCTCGACAGCGCCGATGTATGGGTAGAGCGCCATTATTTCGATCTCGATGCGGAAGGGCATCCGAACCATATAGCCGGCGTACCCCCCGATTATTTCTCGATAACCGGCCAACGCTGGGGTAATCCGCTGTACCGTTGGGAGTGCATGGAAGCGGATAATTTTCGCTGGTGGCTGGATCGCATGAAAACGCTGCAGCGTTTGTTCGACGGTATCCGTATCGATCATTTTCGCGGCTTCGAAGCTTACTGGGAAATACCGTCCGATCAGCCGACAGCGGTTGTCGGGCGTTGGGTCAAAGCGCCAGGGCATGCGTTGTTGGAACGTTTTTTTGATGTTTTCCCTGAAAACCAGCTATCGCTGATTGCCGAGAACCTCGGATTTATTACACCCGAGGTGGAAGCGTTGCGAACCGAATTTAATTTGCCGGGCATGGCGATTTTGCAGTTCGGTTTTGACGGCAGTCCGGATAATCCTGCGTACCCCGAAAACCATGTTGAAAATTGCGTTGTTTATAGCGGCACGCACGATAACGACACAACCTTGTCCTGGTTTACGATGTTGAGTGAAGAGCAGCAATGCCGCGTGCTTGACGCCTGCGGTTATCCCGATTTAGCGATGCCGCGTGCTTTAATGGCCTGTGCGATGGCTTCGCGCGCGCAGCTGGCGATAGTGCCGATGCAGGATATATTGGAGCTGGGCGTGGGGTATCGCATGAATACGCCGGGAACCTCTACGCCTGAGAACTGGAGTTGGCGTTTTCAGTGGCGTCAGTTACGGGATGAGCAGGCTGAATGGCTGCAACAGGCGATTGCTTCCGGCGTTCGCGCCGGTTAG
- the hflD gene encoding high frequency lysogenization protein HflD codes for MSKSLSDQTISLAGLLQAASLAHKLAQHGTADESELETTLASVLKINADTVEEVYGGSGNLAGAFRLLTSQLDRAPSVSPELARYVATLHVLSGKLMDNPAMSSQVRTGIDQATALTAHYGVLHESVIEKLATLYQETISRLSPKIMVRGEPAFLTANASRIRAVLLAGIRSAVLWRQCGGSEWKLLFQRKKIREEALRLARR; via the coding sequence ATGAGTAAAAGCTTATCCGATCAAACCATTTCGCTTGCAGGATTGCTGCAAGCGGCGAGCCTTGCGCACAAACTGGCTCAACATGGCACCGCGGACGAATCGGAGCTGGAAACCACGCTAGCCAGTGTGTTGAAAATCAATGCGGACACGGTCGAGGAGGTTTACGGCGGCAGCGGCAACCTTGCCGGCGCTTTCCGGCTGCTGACCAGCCAACTCGACAGGGCGCCTTCAGTCAGCCCTGAACTGGCGCGTTACGTCGCCACGCTCCATGTTCTGTCCGGAAAACTGATGGACAACCCGGCGATGAGCAGCCAAGTCAGAACGGGCATAGACCAGGCAACGGCGTTGACGGCGCATTACGGCGTCCTGCACGAAAGCGTCATTGAAAAATTGGCAACCCTGTATCAGGAAACCATCAGCCGGCTCAGTCCGAAAATTATGGTTCGCGGCGAACCCGCTTTTCTGACCGCCAATGCATCACGGATACGCGCCGTGCTGCTGGCCGGAATCAGATCCGCCGTACTGTGGAGGCAATGCGGCGGAAGCGAGTGGAAATTACTGTTCCAAAGAAAAAAAATCAGGGAAGAAGCGTTGCGCCTGGCAAGACGGTAA
- a CDS encoding DMT family transporter: MNSWFFLILAIVLEVAGTTSMKFSDGFTRVLPSVLIFVFYAASFSALVWALKELELGLSYAVWAGSGTAIIAVIGIVYFHEAISMLKLISLGFIIFGVIGLHLSGGH, from the coding sequence ATGAACAGCTGGTTTTTTCTGATATTAGCCATAGTTCTGGAGGTTGCGGGTACGACTTCAATGAAGTTTTCCGATGGATTTACCCGCGTGCTGCCTTCGGTACTTATTTTCGTATTCTATGCCGCCTCTTTTTCAGCGCTGGTCTGGGCTTTGAAGGAACTGGAACTGGGATTGTCTTACGCTGTTTGGGCCGGTTCGGGAACTGCAATCATAGCAGTTATCGGTATCGTTTATTTTCACGAAGCAATCAGCATGCTGAAATTGATCAGTCTGGGGTTTATTATTTTTGGCGTGATCGGTTTACATTTGAGCGGCGGACATTGA
- a CDS encoding bifunctional diguanylate cyclase/phosphodiesterase: protein MMQNNRAGIGLWERNLIDGTLVWSNSASNLVKLPNNKAFPAKHHAKWEDFLALIHPEDRQYLENISRAHIKSGSRFEAKCRVHVVDDTFRLMRVAAQLERDGNGAPVYIRGIIENVAESGHDQREPQLVNSVFAHIKEGILVTDGKGIILDASPAFTRLTGYSREEVLGKTPRLLQSGRYNDEFYEHLWKTLLEQGAWSGEIVDCKKDGSIFQAWLSISAVDHKAGKTTRYVAIFSDVSPLKQQTDKLEQLAYYDPLTQIPNRLLLADRMHQAVAQTRRQNCLLAVGYLDLDAFKPINDQYGHEMGDRLLIEVSQRISKAIREVDTVARLGGDEFAFLLLGLENIDQCASTLQRMLDCIARPFSLNENTVEVSASIGATLFPEDDADADTLLRHADQAMYQAKQSGKNRFQIYDSELELNRRTHGEVLNRIQYALENGELVLYYQPIISLQTSEFASVEALLRWQHPDCGLVLPSDFLPLLQNQTLAQTVDRWVMEKAMQQLIDWAGQGLNIAVSVNLSVHTLQSEDFIGFFSSLLQRYPTVKPERYQLEILGTTALPLEDIDFISRTMRECVKLGVSFALDDFGTGYSSLTYLKHLPAQIIKIDRSFVCDMLKEEESLAIVKSVIGLAHAFRRQTVAEGVETLALGAQLLQLGCDQAQGNGISEALPAAKLPDWIKNWKAPNEWVGPVEAGHNAPLNVRRSNVNRSRQK, encoded by the coding sequence ATGATGCAAAACAATAGGGCAGGCATCGGATTATGGGAAAGAAACCTGATCGACGGCACGCTGGTCTGGTCGAACAGCGCATCAAACCTGGTCAAGCTTCCCAATAATAAAGCCTTCCCGGCCAAGCATCACGCGAAATGGGAGGATTTCCTGGCCCTGATTCACCCCGAAGACCGCCAATATCTGGAAAACATCAGCCGGGCCCATATCAAATCCGGCTCCAGGTTCGAAGCGAAATGCAGAGTGCATGTCGTGGACGATACCTTCCGGTTGATGCGCGTTGCCGCGCAACTGGAACGGGATGGCAACGGGGCGCCGGTATACATACGCGGAATAATCGAAAACGTAGCCGAATCAGGGCATGACCAACGCGAACCGCAACTGGTAAACAGCGTTTTTGCCCATATCAAGGAAGGCATACTGGTCACCGACGGCAAGGGAATAATCCTCGACGCATCCCCGGCATTCACCCGTTTAACCGGTTACTCAAGAGAAGAAGTCCTGGGTAAAACCCCTCGCTTGCTGCAATCCGGCAGATATAACGACGAGTTCTACGAGCATCTCTGGAAAACATTGCTCGAACAGGGGGCCTGGAGCGGGGAAATAGTGGACTGCAAAAAGGACGGCAGCATTTTTCAGGCATGGCTGAGCATTTCCGCTGTGGACCATAAGGCAGGAAAAACAACCCGTTATGTCGCTATTTTTTCCGATGTCAGTCCTCTGAAGCAGCAAACCGACAAACTGGAGCAGTTAGCCTACTATGATCCGCTGACGCAGATCCCCAATCGCTTGCTGCTGGCCGACCGCATGCATCAGGCCGTTGCCCAGACGCGCAGGCAAAACTGCCTGTTGGCCGTCGGCTACCTGGACCTTGATGCATTTAAACCCATAAATGATCAGTACGGCCATGAAATGGGCGACCGTTTGCTGATTGAAGTCTCGCAGCGCATCAGCAAAGCGATACGCGAAGTCGACACCGTGGCCCGGCTCGGCGGCGATGAATTCGCGTTCCTGCTGCTGGGCCTGGAGAACATCGACCAGTGCGCGTCAACCCTGCAGCGCATGCTGGACTGCATAGCCCGCCCCTTCTCTCTGAATGAAAACACCGTGGAGGTATCTGCAAGCATAGGCGCTACTTTATTTCCGGAGGACGATGCCGACGCCGATACCTTGTTGCGTCATGCCGATCAGGCCATGTATCAGGCCAAACAAAGCGGCAAGAATCGTTTTCAAATTTACGATTCCGAACTGGAATTGAACAGGCGCACTCATGGCGAGGTGCTCAACCGCATCCAGTATGCGTTGGAAAACGGTGAACTGGTGCTTTATTACCAGCCGATAATCAGCCTGCAAACATCCGAGTTTGCCAGCGTCGAGGCGCTGCTGCGCTGGCAGCATCCGGATTGCGGCCTGGTATTGCCCTCTGACTTTCTGCCGTTGCTGCAAAACCAGACCCTGGCGCAAACGGTAGACAGATGGGTCATGGAAAAAGCCATGCAGCAACTGATCGACTGGGCCGGACAGGGTCTGAACATAGCAGTCAGCGTCAACTTGAGCGTCCATACGTTACAGAGCGAGGATTTCATCGGTTTTTTCTCATCCCTGCTTCAGCGTTATCCCACAGTAAAACCGGAACGTTATCAGCTGGAAATCCTCGGAACGACGGCCTTGCCGCTGGAAGATATCGATTTTATTTCCCGCACCATGCGGGAATGCGTGAAACTGGGCGTCAGTTTCGCTCTGGACGACTTTGGCACCGGTTACTCGTCTCTGACCTATCTGAAACACCTCCCCGCGCAGATAATCAAGATTGACCGGTCATTCGTGTGCGATATGCTCAAGGAAGAAGAAAGTCTGGCCATAGTCAAAAGCGTGATCGGACTGGCGCACGCCTTCCGCAGGCAAACTGTTGCGGAAGGCGTGGAAACGCTGGCGCTCGGCGCTCAATTATTGCAGTTGGGCTGCGATCAGGCGCAAGGCAACGGCATTTCCGAAGCGCTGCCTGCGGCAAAACTTCCCGATTGGATAAAAAACTGGAAGGCGCCGAACGAGTGGGTCGGGCCGGTTGAGGCAGGACATAACGCACCACTCAATGTCCGCCGCTCAAATGTAAACCGATCACGCCAAAAATAA
- a CDS encoding UvrD-helicase domain-containing protein has translation MSLPANLNPQQLSAIKTIDAPLLVIAGAGSGKTRLITEKIAYLIRQGTAARHICAVTFTNKAAREMKTRVSQIISGKETRGLRISTFHALGLEIVRREHKALRYKPNISLFDEQDKISLLKELILHGNALYDMESAGLYSSLISEWKNLGLLPEQALRIAEVRTELYPAALIYADYARQIKAYNAMDFDDLILQPVTLFQHDSDSLTAWRNRIHYLLVDEYQDTNITQYRMLKQLSGTLGRFTVVGDDDQSVYSWRGARPENINQLQADYPRLQVVKLEQNYRSSGRILKVANQLIANNPHIYEKKLWSAHGYGNPLRVLKAKDDQMEARQVVSDMVHHKFRNNSRFNEYALLYRGNHQSRLFERALREHNVPYFISGGTSFFSHVEVKDVLAYLRLIVNPEDDIAFLRIANTPRRELGPTTLEKLGAYAGQRRVSLHAACSELGLEQALPDAAIQRLRFFTRQIDKAGTEMRRENNPALLEQLLEDINYESWLRDNSSSDQQADRRMGNIRELIAWLKRISEDERQEPKTLDETLAKIMLFDILDRQEEDNVGDRVSLMTLHAAKGLEFPYVYLVGMEEMLLPHRSSIEENSIEEERRLAYVGITRAMKDLTFSYCSHRSRYGETVRCEPSRFLDELPADDLEWTDRTALSPEEKKERGQASLANLRNLLSE, from the coding sequence GTGTCTCTTCCAGCCAACCTCAACCCTCAACAACTGTCGGCAATCAAAACCATAGACGCACCGTTATTGGTCATCGCCGGGGCGGGTAGCGGTAAAACGCGTCTGATTACCGAAAAAATCGCTTATTTGATCAGGCAAGGCACCGCTGCGCGCCATATTTGCGCGGTGACCTTTACCAACAAGGCGGCGCGGGAAATGAAAACCCGCGTCAGCCAAATCATCAGCGGCAAGGAAACCCGCGGCCTGCGTATCTCGACCTTTCACGCGCTCGGTCTCGAAATCGTGCGCAGAGAGCATAAGGCCCTGCGCTACAAGCCGAATATTTCGCTGTTCGACGAACAGGATAAAATCAGCCTGCTGAAAGAACTGATACTGCATGGCAATGCGCTTTACGATATGGAAAGCGCCGGCCTGTATTCTTCGCTGATCAGCGAATGGAAAAATCTCGGCCTGCTGCCGGAACAAGCGTTGCGCATAGCCGAAGTCCGTACCGAGCTTTATCCTGCGGCACTGATTTACGCGGATTACGCCAGACAGATCAAGGCTTACAATGCGATGGATTTCGACGATCTGATTCTGCAGCCGGTCACATTGTTTCAACACGATAGCGACAGCCTGACCGCCTGGCGCAATCGCATTCATTATCTGCTGGTCGATGAATATCAGGATACCAACATCACCCAGTACCGGATGCTCAAACAATTGAGCGGGACGCTGGGACGATTTACCGTGGTCGGCGACGACGATCAATCCGTTTATTCATGGCGCGGCGCACGGCCTGAAAACATCAACCAACTGCAGGCCGATTACCCGCGCCTGCAGGTGGTGAAACTGGAGCAGAACTACCGCTCCAGCGGCCGCATACTGAAAGTGGCCAACCAGCTGATAGCCAATAATCCGCATATATACGAGAAAAAACTGTGGAGCGCGCACGGTTACGGCAATCCCCTGCGCGTGTTGAAGGCCAAAGACGACCAGATGGAGGCGCGGCAAGTCGTTTCCGACATGGTTCATCATAAATTCCGCAACAATAGCCGTTTTAACGAATACGCGCTGCTGTACCGCGGCAACCATCAGTCGCGCCTGTTCGAACGCGCGTTGCGCGAACATAATGTTCCGTATTTCATCAGCGGCGGCACGTCGTTTTTTTCCCATGTCGAAGTCAAGGATGTACTCGCCTACCTGCGTTTGATCGTCAACCCGGAAGATGATATCGCCTTTTTGCGTATCGCCAACACCCCGCGCCGCGAGCTTGGCCCGACCACGCTGGAAAAGCTGGGCGCTTATGCCGGACAGCGCCGCGTCAGCCTGCATGCCGCCTGTTCCGAACTGGGTTTGGAACAGGCGCTGCCGGACGCCGCGATACAGCGGCTGCGTTTTTTTACCCGGCAAATAGATAAAGCCGGAACGGAAATGCGGCGCGAGAACAACCCCGCGCTGCTCGAACAGCTGCTGGAAGACATCAATTACGAAAGCTGGCTCCGGGACAACAGCAGCAGCGATCAGCAAGCCGACCGCCGCATGGGCAATATCAGAGAACTAATAGCCTGGCTGAAGCGCATCAGCGAAGATGAACGGCAGGAACCAAAAACCCTGGATGAAACACTGGCCAAAATCATGCTGTTCGACATTCTGGACCGCCAGGAAGAAGACAATGTCGGGGACCGCGTCAGCCTGATGACGCTGCACGCGGCCAAGGGACTGGAATTTCCTTATGTCTATCTGGTTGGCATGGAGGAAATGCTGTTGCCGCATCGCAGCAGCATCGAAGAAAACAGCATCGAAGAGGAGCGTCGCCTCGCCTACGTCGGCATTACGCGCGCGATGAAAGATCTGACGTTCAGCTATTGCTCGCACCGCTCGCGCTATGGCGAAACGGTGCGATGCGAACCCAGCCGCTTTCTGGATGAGCTGCCGGCGGACGACTTGGAGTGGACGGATCGCACCGCCCTGTCCCCCGAAGAAAAAAAAGAACGCGGACAAGCGTCGCTCGCCAATTTACGCAATTTGTTAAGTGAGTAG
- a CDS encoding vitamin K epoxide reductase family protein, giving the protein MKLSAKTIIVVSSLGMLNAAYLIYIFLQEKWGMGEKNFCDINSSLSCSSVVTSPYAQFLGVPVCAIALFVYPVLIALAWTALKRIKTRNLFYAISLISAMGLMLNLVYIYNEAVYIKTLCVLCMSCTLLILTDLVMSIRGYAKSKDQAG; this is encoded by the coding sequence ATGAAATTATCAGCCAAAACCATCATTGTTGTTTCCTCGCTGGGCATGCTGAATGCCGCATATCTCATCTACATCTTTCTGCAGGAAAAATGGGGGATGGGAGAAAAAAATTTCTGCGACATCAATTCATCCCTTTCCTGTTCAAGTGTGGTAACCAGTCCCTACGCCCAATTTCTGGGGGTACCGGTCTGCGCCATTGCGCTGTTTGTCTATCCGGTCCTTATTGCGCTGGCCTGGACAGCCCTGAAAAGAATAAAAACCAGAAACCTGTTCTACGCCATCAGCCTGATCTCGGCCATGGGCTTGATGCTGAACCTTGTGTACATTTACAATGAGGCCGTTTACATCAAAACGCTTTGCGTTTTGTGTATGTCATGCACCCTGCTCATTCTGACAGACCTGGTCATGTCGATCCGCGGCTATGCGAAATCCAAAGACCAGGCAGGATAA
- a CDS encoding BCAM0308 family protein — protein MSYPSESLDISHCAREHHDRLPREWRHDTYKSTIKPDEPVVCPTCRAFFHEGHWQWGDTPSHAHESQCPACHRIADHMPAGFVSISGAFFNVHRDEIEHLIHNVEKQQKAEHPLKRLIKIEAITDGNGILITLTDPHLAHDIGEALHSAYKGEVHYEYQKEEYTTRVSWRRDAL, from the coding sequence ATGTCCTATCCATCCGAGAGCCTTGATATCTCCCACTGCGCGCGCGAACATCATGACCGTTTGCCACGCGAATGGCGGCACGACACTTACAAGTCCACGATAAAACCGGACGAGCCCGTTGTTTGTCCGACTTGCAGGGCATTTTTCCATGAGGGCCATTGGCAGTGGGGCGATACCCCTTCCCACGCGCATGAATCGCAATGTCCGGCGTGTCATCGTATAGCCGACCATATGCCGGCAGGATTTGTAAGCATCAGCGGGGCGTTTTTCAACGTTCACCGTGACGAAATCGAGCATCTGATTCATAACGTGGAAAAACAGCAGAAAGCCGAGCACCCGCTGAAGCGCTTGATAAAAATCGAAGCGATTACAGATGGAAACGGTATATTGATCACATTGACCGACCCTCATCTGGCGCATGATATCGGCGAAGCCTTGCACAGCGCCTACAAAGGCGAGGTTCACTACGAATACCAAAAGGAGGAGTACACCACACGCGTGAGCTGGCGGCGCGACGCGCTTTAG
- a CDS encoding IS30 family transposase — MEKKYNHLSAEDRAAIMLMKSDGHSLRAMALRLQRSPSTISRELLRNPVKSGSYCAGTAGIRARQLRHMARKPRKLLPDSLLFGVVDYFLHEGWSPEQISGTLKRVYAEQGALTVSHETIYTALYAFPRGELRSELLSCLRQSHTGRRPRARGTDRRGQIPDMNSLHVRPPEIEDRLVPGHWEGDLIKGSGNRSSVGTLVERSSRLVMLAAMTSGTAEAALEGFSNALNRVHEPMRKTMTYDQGKEMSCHKTLSERAGITIYFADPHSPWQRGSNENTNGLLRQYLPKGTDLSTYSQEQLDEIAYRLNTRPRKILGFRTPLEVYAEFLHNCQKDEAMCESTTVALGI, encoded by the coding sequence ATGGAAAAGAAATATAATCACTTAAGTGCAGAGGATCGTGCCGCGATCATGTTGATGAAGTCAGATGGACATAGCCTGAGGGCGATGGCTTTGAGATTACAGCGATCTCCGTCAACGATCAGTCGCGAATTGTTACGCAATCCAGTCAAGTCTGGTAGCTATTGCGCAGGTACGGCGGGGATACGAGCGAGGCAGTTACGCCATATGGCTCGAAAGCCGCGCAAATTATTACCGGATAGCCTGCTTTTTGGCGTAGTCGATTACTTTCTGCATGAAGGTTGGTCGCCTGAACAGATTTCTGGCACACTCAAGCGCGTGTATGCAGAGCAGGGAGCCCTTACGGTGTCACATGAAACGATATACACCGCACTGTATGCCTTCCCACGCGGTGAATTACGCAGCGAACTGTTGAGCTGTTTGCGGCAATCTCACACGGGCAGACGTCCTCGCGCCAGAGGAACCGATCGGCGTGGTCAGATACCTGATATGAACAGCTTGCATGTACGTCCACCGGAGATTGAAGACCGGCTGGTTCCAGGGCATTGGGAAGGTGATCTGATCAAGGGGTCAGGCAATCGTTCTTCGGTAGGCACGCTGGTCGAGCGTAGCAGCCGCCTTGTGATGCTGGCGGCTATGACGTCCGGCACGGCTGAAGCCGCACTGGAAGGCTTCAGTAACGCATTGAACCGTGTCCATGAGCCGATGCGCAAAACCATGACCTATGATCAAGGTAAGGAAATGAGCTGCCATAAAACGCTCAGTGAGCGAGCGGGCATCACCATCTACTTTGCCGACCCTCATAGCCCTTGGCAACGCGGAAGTAACGAGAACACCAATGGACTACTGCGCCAGTATTTACCCAAAGGAACCGATTTGTCGACCTACTCGCAGGAGCAACTGGATGAAATCGCATACAGACTGAACACGAGACCGAGAAAAATTCTCGGGTTTAGAACCCCCTTGGAAGTTTATGCCGAATTCCTGCATAATTGCCAAAAGGATGAGGCTATGTGCGAATCAACAACCGTTGCACTTGGAATTTGA
- a CDS encoding DUF6629 family protein, with protein sequence MCWSEQVSFSSGAVLVGAGIITIRHARKNDRSAFFFSLFPVFFGLHQLLEGLIWHYLSRGQSLRALPYAYLSIAALLWPVAVPIASMQAEKFKNKRKILFIPALAGLFVTLYSGSLLWNSNGANVLLNGHSLSYSIETESRAGVLIEYLYAFAVVMSLIFNTRKMVKLFGLSVMIAFAITFMLLHDVYISVWCLMSAWLSLIIYFIIEKQRTDQEHYRKSGTFLLNR encoded by the coding sequence ATGTGCTGGTCTGAGCAAGTGAGCTTTTCGTCCGGCGCAGTTTTGGTAGGGGCTGGAATTATCACCATAAGGCATGCCCGGAAAAACGACAGGAGCGCCTTTTTTTTCAGCCTGTTTCCGGTATTTTTTGGCTTGCACCAGCTACTGGAAGGACTGATCTGGCATTATCTTTCTAGGGGACAGAGTCTAAGGGCTTTACCCTATGCATACCTTTCCATAGCCGCTCTGCTGTGGCCCGTCGCAGTGCCCATAGCCTCAATGCAAGCCGAGAAATTCAAAAATAAGCGGAAGATCCTGTTTATTCCGGCTCTGGCGGGACTCTTTGTCACCCTGTATTCAGGGTCGCTGCTATGGAACTCCAACGGCGCGAATGTTTTATTGAACGGTCATTCGCTTTCATATAGCATTGAAACCGAGTCCAGGGCGGGAGTTTTGATTGAATACCTTTATGCATTCGCCGTAGTCATGTCCTTGATCTTTAACACACGCAAGATGGTCAAGTTATTTGGCTTATCGGTGATGATAGCATTCGCTATAACTTTCATGCTGCTGCATGATGTCTATATTTCCGTATGGTGTCTGATGAGCGCCTGGTTAAGCCTGATTATCTATTTCATTATTGAGAAACAGCGTACAGATCAGGAGCATTACAGAAAAAGCGGGACTTTTTTACTTAACCGATAG
- a CDS encoding Hsp20/alpha crystallin family protein, with translation MFEEKKDEGKYYRHEISRGEFLRTQLLPDNVDDANAGASFNDGILKVTIPKTESTKRKSIEIK, from the coding sequence TTGTTTGAAGAAAAAAAGGACGAAGGCAAATATTACCGGCATGAAATCTCGCGAGGCGAGTTTCTTCGCACGCAGTTATTGCCCGACAATGTCGACGACGCGAATGCCGGTGCGTCATTCAACGACGGGATACTAAAAGTAACTATTCCGAAAACGGAAAGCACCAAGCGTAAAAGCATCGAGATAAAATAG
- a CDS encoding DUF2934 domain-containing protein codes for MTRKTAKQDREETIYLPDQNAKISELAYYKAEKRGFEPGHELDDWFEAEQELSIA; via the coding sequence ATGACCAGGAAGACTGCAAAGCAAGACCGCGAAGAAACCATATATCTTCCCGATCAAAACGCTAAAATCTCCGAATTGGCCTATTACAAGGCGGAAAAAAGGGGATTCGAACCGGGCCACGAGCTGGATGACTGGTTCGAAGCCGAGCAAGAGTTATCCATAGCCTGA